CGGTGGCTTCGCCATGTGTTCCTCTTTCACCATGCGCCGCGCCGCCGGTGTGTCCGCCGGGCGGCGCGGGAAAATCAGCTGTCGATTAGAAAGGCGGCTCTTCGGAGTAGCCGCCACCGCCGCCGCCACCGGCCGGCGCGGCCGCCGGGGTGGCCGAGGCCCACGGGTCGTCGCTCGGGGCCGGCCGCGACTGACCGCCGCCACCGCCGGAGCCATAGCCGCCGCCGGACGAACCCGAGCGGCTGGTCTTGCTCACCTTGGTCGTCGCGTAACGCAGGGACGGGCCGATCTCGTCGACCTCGCACTCCACCACGGTCCGCTTCTCACCCTGAGCCGTCTCGTACGACCGCTGCTTGAGCCGGCCCTGCACGATCACCCGGGTGCCGCGGGACAGCGACTCCGCCACGTTCTCGGCCGCCTGCCGCCAGATCGAGCAGCGCAGGAACAGCGCGTCGCCGTCCTTCCACTCGTTGGTCTGCCGGTCGAACATCCGCGGGGTGGACGCGACGGTGAAGTTGGCCACGGCGGCCCCACTCGGGGTGAACCGCAGCTCCGGGTCCTCGGTCAGGTTGCCGACGACGGTGATAACAGTTTCGCCTGCCATGTCAGGTCCTCCTCGTGCGCGCGCTCGTCTTCGCGTCTATGCGATCTACCATCCCGCCTGTGTACGACAGTTTCGTCGAAGGCCGGGTGGTGAGTCGCGGCGGATGCGCGCGAGCGGCTAGCGGAGCTCCGGCCGGAGCACCTTGGTGCGCAGCACGGACTCGGTCAGGTTGAGCTGCCGGTCGAGCTCGGCCACCGCGTCCGGGTCGGACTGCACGTCGATGACCGCGTAGATGCCCTCGGCCTTCTTGTTGATCTCGTACGCGAGCCGACGGCGGCCCCACACGTCGACCTTCTCCACCGTGCCGCCGGCGTTGCGCACGACGGACAGGAACTGGTCGAGGGACGGGGCCACGGTGCGCTCGTCCAACTCGGGATCGAGGATGACCATGACTTCGTAATGACGCGCCAGCGTACCCACCTCCTATGGTCTCGGCGGCCACGGTCTCTCCGTGGCAGGAGGGTATGTGCGTCGATCCTCACCACACAGGTGAGCAACCAACAGAGGTTAACAGGCGGGTCCGCCGGCAGGTCAGCCGGCCTGGCCGGTCAGTGAGTGGCGACGCGCGCGAGCTTGCGGCCGCGCAGCACGGTCCGCACGGCGGCCGAACCGACGCCGGCGATCACCACGGAGGCGACCAGCACCAGCAGGGTCAGCGGACCCGGCGCGTCGCTGTTCGGCCGGCCGACCGCGGTCGGGTCGGACTGCGTGTTGCCAGGAGCCGTGCCGGCCTGCGACGGCGTGCCGGTGCCGTCGTTGACGCCGGCCGGCAGGCCCGGGTCGGCGTTCTGGTTGTGCTGGCTGTTGGGCGTGTTGGTCAGGCCCGGAGGCAGCAGCGCCGGTGGCTGGCCGTGGTTGGGGACGGCGCCGTTGGGCAGGCTTGGCGCCTGTACGCCGCCGCCGGAGGAGGATCCGCCGCCTGGCGTGCTGCTGCCGCCACCCGGCTTGCTCGGCTCCGGCGTGGGGCTGTCGCTCGGCTTGGCCTTCGGCGTGACCGTCACCGTGGACTTGGTGGTGACGTTGACCAAGCCGCTGGCCGCGTTCATCGTGTACGACTGCTGCTCGGACGACTGGCCGAAGCTGAAGGTTACGGTCTTGCCCGGCGAGATCGTCTTCTTCTGATCGCCGATGCTCACCGTGACCGGGCCATTGAGCAGGCCGCCGGCGTTGTTCTTGACGGTCAGGTCGCCGCCGGACGGGACGGTGAACGTCGGCTGGCTGAACGACAGGTCGCAGGCCACCACGATCAGGCAGCTGCCGTTGACCGTGGCGTCGGCATCGGCCGCCTGCGCGGGTGCGGCGCCGAGCAGCAGAGCGCCGGCACCGAGCAAACCGGCGGTCGCCGTTGCGACGGCGCGCCGCGTCACGAACCGGGACAGCTTGGACGACTTCTTCGTCATCGACACGCTGTTCTCTCCCATTCCGACAGACCTGCGAAAACCAACGACTGAACGTACCGGATGGTAACGGGTCCGGGAAACCGATCATGCACCGCGCACCGGCAAAAATGCTTGCCGGGCAGGAGATTTTTCGGAGTTTTCCCGACTTGTACGGTTCATCACCGGCGGCCAATCGCGTCCTTTCGGACATGGTACGCCGTCGGCCGGCCGGAGGCGGCCAGCGGCCGAGTGTCGGACCGAGCCTCTAGGCTGCCGGCATGGAACTTCCGCCTATCGGCGCGCACGTCGGCCCGGAGGACCCGCTCGGCGAAGCGGCGGCCCGGAAGGCCGACGCGGTCCAGTTCTTCCTGTCCGATCCGCAGGGCTGGAAAAAGCCCGAACCGCGCGCGGACTTCGACGCGCTGCGCGGCACGGACCTGAAGGTCTTCATCCACGCGCCATACATGATCAATCTGGCCAGCACCAACAACCGGCTGCGGATCCCGTCCAGGAGCCTGGTCGCCGACCACGCGAAGGCGGCCGCCGAGATCGGCGCCGCCGGCCTGATCGTGCACGGCGGCCACGTCACCAAGAAGGACGACCCGGCGGTCGGCGTGCAGAACTGGAAGAAGGCCTTCGAGAAGGCCGCCGAGCAGGGCGGCTATCCGCTGCCGATCCTGATCGAGAACACCGCCGGCGGCGACAACGCGATGGCCCGCCGGTTCGACCGGCTGGCGATGCTGTGGGACGCCATCGGCGAGTACGAGCCGGGTTTCTGCCTGGACACCTGCCACGCGTTCGCCGGCGGTGAGGACCTGGACGGCGTGGTCGACCGGGTGAAGGCGATCACCGGCCGGATCGACCTGGTGCACGCCAACGGCTCGAAGGACCCGTTCGACTCCGGCCGTGACCGGCACGAGAACTTCGCCGCCGGGACGATCGAGGCGCAGGCGATCGCCGCGGTCGTACGCGCCGCCGGCGCGCCGGTGATCTGCGAGACCCCTGGTGGGGTGGAGGGTCAGGCAGCCGACATCGCCTACCTGCGCGACCACCTGATCTCCGGATGAGGCTCGGCCGGCTGGGCCAGGAGTTGCTGCTGGTCAGCCTCGGCGCGCTGGTCGTCTCCGGGCTGATGAACTGGCCGGCGCTCGCCGACCCCGCGCACACCATCCCTGCCGACCTCGGTGACCCACTGCTGCAGAGCTGGCAGGTGTCGTGGGACGCGCACGCGCTGCTCACCGATCCACTGCACTTCTGGGACTCCAACACGTTCTATCCGGAGCGGTTGACCCTGGCCTATTCGGACGCGTTGGTCGGCTACACGCCGGTCGGACTGCTCGGCAGCGGCGCGGCGGCCACGCTGGTGCACTACAACATCCTGTTCTGGCTGACCTTCGCGCTTGGCTCGGTCGGCGCATACGCGCTGGCCCGCCAACTCGGCTCGCGGGTGCCCGGCGCGCTGGTCGCCGGCCTCGCCTTCGCGTACGCGCCGTGGAAGCTCGGCCAGGCCGGCCACCTGCACGTGCTGTCCAGCGGCGGCATCCCGCTCGCGCTGGCGATGCTGGCGCGGGGCTACGGCTACACGCTCCGCGGCGGCTACCAGCCGGACCGGGTCAGGCCCGGCTGGATCGTGGCCGGCTGGCTGGTCGCCGCCTGGCAGGTGATGCTCGGTTTCAGCATCGGCCTGCCGTTCGCGTACGTGCTGCTGGTCGCCTGCCTGGTCGCGGTCGTGTGGTGGCTGGTCAAGCGGCCGCCGCTGCCGAAGTCGTTGATCTTCTGCACCCTCGGTGGCGGCTTGGTCTTCGCCGCCGTCGGCGCCATGATGGCGCGGCCCTATCTGCAGGTCGCCACGCAGTATCCGCAGGCCAAGCGGTCGGTCGCCGACCTTCAGCTGTTCTCGCCACCGCCGTGGGGTTTCGTCACCGCGCCCGAGACCTCGACGTTCTGGGGTCCGGCCACCAAGTCACTCGGCAGCACGCTGACCGCGCCGGCGGAGATGGCTCTGTTTCCCGGCCTCGTGTTGATCGTCCTGGCGTTGCTCGGCGCCGGCTACAGCGTCTGGTCGGGCCGCCAACGCGCGTGGCTC
The Fodinicola acaciae DNA segment above includes these coding regions:
- a CDS encoding deoxyribonuclease IV, which gives rise to MELPPIGAHVGPEDPLGEAAARKADAVQFFLSDPQGWKKPEPRADFDALRGTDLKVFIHAPYMINLASTNNRLRIPSRSLVADHAKAAAEIGAAGLIVHGGHVTKKDDPAVGVQNWKKAFEKAAEQGGYPLPILIENTAGGDNAMARRFDRLAMLWDAIGEYEPGFCLDTCHAFAGGEDLDGVVDRVKAITGRIDLVHANGSKDPFDSGRDRHENFAAGTIEAQAIAAVVRAAGAPVICETPGGVEGQAADIAYLRDHLISG
- a CDS encoding single-stranded DNA-binding protein codes for the protein MAGETVITVVGNLTEDPELRFTPSGAAVANFTVASTPRMFDRQTNEWKDGDALFLRCSIWRQAAENVAESLSRGTRVIVQGRLKQRSYETAQGEKRTVVECEVDEIGPSLRYATTKVSKTSRSGSSGGGYGSGGGGGQSRPAPSDDPWASATPAAAPAGGGGGGGYSEEPPF
- the rpsF gene encoding 30S ribosomal protein S6; this translates as MARHYEVMVILDPELDERTVAPSLDQFLSVVRNAGGTVEKVDVWGRRRLAYEINKKAEGIYAVIDVQSDPDAVAELDRQLNLTESVLRTKVLRPELR